The Algoriphagus sp. TR-M9 genome has a window encoding:
- a CDS encoding acyl carrier protein, with product MGKYSQLRKITQVFSEYGIVLTGERKHDHFLFDLRMDKIFLNGLIYELEFALDKELEDHKILGVSAPSQLIALLLD from the coding sequence ATGGGAAAATATAGCCAACTCAGAAAAATCACCCAGGTATTCAGCGAATACGGCATAGTATTGACCGGAGAGCGCAAGCACGATCACTTTCTATTTGACCTGCGCATGGACAAGATCTTCTTGAACGGATTAATCTACGAGCTGGAGTTTGCGCTAGATAAGGAACTCGAAGATCACAAAATCCTAGGGGTGAGTGCACCCTCCCAATTAATCGCATTGCTGCTCGATTAA
- a CDS encoding sugar isomerase — translation MKLSLDQIQDQNLSQISEHARNFEFLAESLEKEGIKVEELISKLQELQIAIPSWALGTGGTRFGRFSGGGEPATLIQKIQDVGILHALNQSCNAVSLHIPWDIPSDFQAIKDSAADVGIGFDAVNSNTFQDQAEQANSYKFGSLANSDSSVRELAIAHNQEVIAIGEKLGSKALTVWLADGSSFPGQHSMRKALENTHLALQEIYQAVPEDWKLLIEYKPYEPYFYSTVIQDWGTSFLLANKLGKKAYTLVDLGHHLPNTNIEQIVSTLMTEEKLGGFHFNDSKYGDDDLTVGSIKPYQLFLIFQELVKGFEETKNPQLSWMIDASHNLKDPMEDLLQSVQAIKLAYAQALLVDSQVLQQAQEIHDITAAQEILQDAYRTDLRPLLAEAMRRAGGAINPVKTFRNLKVRETLIQERGLKSIASGL, via the coding sequence ATGAAATTATCTCTCGACCAAATTCAAGATCAAAACTTATCCCAGATTTCTGAACACGCTAGAAATTTCGAGTTTTTGGCTGAAAGCCTGGAGAAAGAAGGAATAAAAGTAGAGGAGTTAATCTCCAAGCTCCAAGAACTTCAGATTGCCATTCCCAGTTGGGCTCTGGGCACTGGAGGAACCCGTTTTGGCAGATTTTCTGGCGGAGGTGAACCGGCCACATTAATTCAGAAAATCCAGGACGTGGGCATTCTTCACGCACTCAATCAATCCTGCAATGCAGTTTCCCTGCATATTCCCTGGGACATCCCAAGCGACTTTCAAGCGATAAAAGACAGTGCTGCGGATGTTGGGATCGGGTTTGATGCGGTCAACTCCAATACCTTTCAAGACCAAGCAGAGCAAGCAAACAGTTACAAGTTCGGATCTCTGGCAAATTCTGATTCGTCCGTACGTGAGCTGGCCATTGCACATAACCAAGAGGTCATAGCAATCGGTGAAAAGCTAGGGTCCAAAGCTTTGACAGTTTGGCTGGCCGATGGTAGCAGCTTTCCCGGACAACACAGCATGCGGAAAGCACTGGAAAACACGCACCTTGCACTCCAAGAAATCTATCAGGCTGTGCCGGAAGACTGGAAGCTTCTCATCGAGTACAAGCCCTATGAGCCGTATTTTTACAGCACTGTGATTCAGGACTGGGGGACTTCCTTTTTGCTCGCAAATAAGCTTGGCAAAAAAGCCTATACGCTTGTGGATTTGGGACATCACTTACCCAATACCAACATAGAACAGATAGTCAGCACCTTGATGACAGAAGAGAAATTGGGCGGTTTTCACTTCAATGATTCCAAATATGGAGATGATGATTTGACAGTAGGCAGCATCAAACCCTATCAACTGTTTTTGATTTTCCAGGAACTGGTCAAAGGTTTCGAAGAAACCAAAAACCCTCAGCTGTCGTGGATGATTGATGCCAGCCACAATCTTAAAGACCCGATGGAGGACCTTTTGCAATCCGTACAGGCTATCAAACTGGCTTATGCCCAAGCCTTGCTGGTAGATAGCCAGGTCCTGCAACAAGCCCAGGAAATCCATGATATTACCGCTGCTCAGGAGATTTTACAAGATGCCTACCGGACAGACCTACGTCCTCTACTGGCTGAAGCTATGCGTAGAGCAGGCGGAGCTATCAACCCAGTCAAAACCTTCAGAAACTTGAAGGTAAGGGAAACTTTAATCCAAGAAAGAGGCTTGAAATCCATCGCATCGGGGTTATAG